The Solanum pennellii chromosome 11, SPENNV200 genome contains a region encoding:
- the LOC107004887 gene encoding beta-galactosidase 16-like yields MYIYIVDTIKNQLVSCYVRGYETMKMSWSVAVTLMMVMMVVVSSGGANVSYDGRSLMIDGERKMLFSGSIHYPRSTPDMWPSLISKAKEGGIDVIETYVFWNLHEPQLGQYDFSGRRDIVAFIKQIQAQGLYACLRIGPYIEGEWTYGGFPFWLHDVPGVVFRSNNEPFKFYMQNFTTKIVNLMKSEGLYASQGGPIILSQIENEYQNVEKAFGEDGPPYVSWAAEMAVGLQTGVPWCMCKQDDAPDPVINACNGLRCGETFTGPNSPNKPSIWTENWTSFYQVYGQNATLRSAEDMAYHVALFIARKNGTFINYYMYHGGTNFGRTAAEYMITSYYDQAPLDEYGLIRQPKWGHLKELHEAVKLCSETILSVFPSMQSLGEQQEAYVFSKDSGACAAFLVNMDNTRSVVQFQNSSYELPRKSISILPDCKTAAFNTAKVSTQFNTRITIPAIKFDAAEKWEQFEEVIPQFDATTLRSDVLLEHMNTTKDVSDYLWYTFSIQQDSMEQQSTLSVKSLGHVLHAFVNGEHVGSLHGRFRNTAFTLEGAVSLNQGTNNISLLSATVGLPDSGSFLERRALGVESVIIEDSKEAKNITNLSWGYQVGLLGEKLQIYSLEESKSAYWSSLGSSQPLTWYKSVFDAPKGDDPVALNLGSMGKGEAWVNGQSIGRYWVSFRTLAGIPSQTWYNVPRSFLQPGDNLLVLFEEETGNPLDITIDTISVTKPSLRKLV; encoded by the exons atgtatatatacatcgTCGATACAATAAAAAATCAGCTAGTTTCGTGCTACGTACGTGGTTACGAAACGATGAAAATGTCGTGGTCGGTAGCCGTGACATtaatgatggtgatgatggtggtgGTGTCCAGCGGTGGAGCAAATGTGAGTTATGATGGAAGATCATTGATGATAGATGGAGAAAGGAAGATGTTATTCTCTGGTTCTATTCATTATCCTAGAAGCACTCCGGAC aTGTGGCCATCACTAATATCGAAAGCTAAAGAAGGTGGAATAGATGTGATTGAAACTTATGTATTTTGGAACCTTCATGAACCTCAACTTGGACAG TATGATTTTAGTGGAAGACGTGACATAGTAGCATTTATAAAGCAAATTCAAGCACAAGGTCTCTATGCTTGCCTTCGAATTGGACCCTACATCGAGGGTGAATGGACTTATGG AGGTTTTCCTTTTTGGTTACATGATGTCCCTGGGGTTGTTTTCCGCTCAAATAATGAACCCTTTAAG TTTTACATGCAAAATTTCACTACAAAAATAGTGAACCTAATGAAATCAGAAGGGCTATATGCTTCACAAGGAGGTCCAATTATACTATCGCAG ATAGAGAATGAATATCAAAATGTAGAAAAAGCATTTGGAGAAGATGGTCCTCCTTATGTGTCGTGGGCGGCGGAGATGGCTGTTGGACTTCAAACTGGTGTCCCATGGTGCATGTGCAAGCAAGATGATGCTCCAGATCCTGTT ATTAATGCATGCAATGGGTTGAGATGTGGAGAAACATTTACAGGGCCTAATTCACCAAACAAGCCATCTATTTGGACTGAGAACTGGACAAGCTT CTATCAAGTGTATGGTCAGAATGCAACACTAAGATCAGCAGAAGACATGGCATATCATGTTGCTCTCTTCATTGCAAGGAAGAATGGAACCTTCATCAACTATTATATG TATCATGGAGGAACCAATTTTGGAAGGACTGCTGCGGAATATATGATCACAAGTTACTATGACCAAGCTCCATTAGATGAGTATG GTTTAATCAGACAACCAAAATGGGGACATCTGAAAGAGTTACATGAAGCGGTGAAGTTATGTTCAGAGACCATACTTTCTGTATTCCCTTCCATGCAGTCCTTGGGTGAACAACAAGAG GCTTATGTATTCAGTAAAGATTCTGGAGCTTGTGCAGCATTTCTAGTCAACATGGATAACACAAGAAGTGTAGTGCAATTTCAGAATTCATCATATGAATTACCTCGGAAATCTATAAGCATCTTACCTGACTGCAAGACTGCAGCCTTCAATACGGCGAAG GTAAGCACACAATTCAATACAAGAATAACAATACCAGCCATTAAGTTTGACGCGGCTGAGAAATGGGAACAATTTGAAGAGGTTATTCCACAATTTGATGCTACTACACTGAGATCAGACGTATTACTGGAGCACATGAATACTACAAAGGATGTATCTGACTATCTTTGGTATACTTTCAG TATCCAGCAGGATTCAATGGAACAGCAGTCTACACTAAGTGTGAAGTCCTTGGGCCATGTTTTACATGCTTTTGTGAATGGAGAACATGTAG GTTCTTTACATGGACGGTTCAGAAATACAGCATTTACATTAGAGGGCGCTGTTTCTCTGAATCAAGGGACAAATAACATCTCATTACTAAGTGCAACTGTTGGCTTACCG GATTCAGGATCATTTCTTGAACGCAGGGCTCTTGGTGTAGAGTCAGTAATTATTGAAGACAGCAAAGAGGCCAAAAATATCACCAACTTATCATGGGGTTATCAG GTTGGATTATTGGGGGAGAAGTTACAAATTTACTCATTAGAAGAATCAAAGAGTGCTTATTGGAGCAGCTTAGGCTCTTCTCAACCGCTCACATGGTATAAG TCAGTTTTTGATGCACCCAAGGGTGATGATCCTGTTGCATTAAACCTTGGTTCCATGGGAAAAGGTGAGGCTTGGGTTAATGGACAAAGCATTGGCCGATATTGGGTCTCATTTCGAACTCTTGCAGGCATTCCATCACAAACTTG